A single window of Flavobacteriales bacterium DNA harbors:
- a CDS encoding four helix bundle protein, which produces MFDFEKLGVYVKAKDFNHSVSDFIETSLLDKPTQDQLRRASFSIMLNIAEGSGRFTRPDRRNFYVIARGSVFECAAVMDYLKDRKLLPESSYARYYSVLEEMSKMLYALIKGLTD; this is translated from the coding sequence ATGTTTGATTTTGAAAAACTGGGGGTATATGTCAAAGCAAAGGATTTCAATCATTCTGTTTCGGATTTTATAGAAACTTCTTTGCTTGACAAACCTACCCAGGATCAGCTAAGGAGGGCGTCATTTAGTATCATGTTGAATATTGCGGAAGGTTCGGGTCGGTTTACCAGACCTGATCGTCGTAACTTTTACGTAATTGCCAGAGGGTCGGTATTTGAGTGTGCGGCGGTCATGGATTACCTGAAAGATCGCAAGCTGCTACCGGAATCTTCATACGCACGATACTATTCCGTATTAGAGGAAATGTCGAAAATGCTTTATGCATTGATCAAAGGTCTGACGGATTAA
- a CDS encoding divalent metal cation transporter has translation MKPNVSNFLKTLGPGLIFASTAIGVSHLVQSTRAGANYGYGLLWAVCLANLCKYPFFEFGSRYANATGKSLIDGYKRLHTGMLWLYFLITLGSMFFVSAAVGAVTAGFLDNLFGVSQMISNGTMITTIVLFASCIGILLIGKFNALDGLMKVIGVVMLLSTLGAFFLSLHKGPAAELSWFLPPSEWQGTDIAFIIALMGWMPTAVDMSTWNSLWTIERIRETGYKPKLKETLLDFNLGYIVTSLLAICFVTLGAYMIFGSGKVMPESSGAFANAVVTLYTQTMGNWTYVIIAASAFSIMFGTSIAVFDGYARSIERTTELLFLSGDKANDSNLHKKFYSGSLLVVGLGSLLIIVLFGKSMKQLVDFATTMSFLIAPVIAIANHILVTKKYISEEAVPPLWLRTLSWLGILFLLAFSVYFLVNRGGS, from the coding sequence ATGAAACCCAACGTATCCAACTTTCTTAAAACCCTCGGCCCCGGCCTTATCTTCGCATCCACCGCCATCGGTGTTTCCCACCTGGTACAATCCACCCGGGCTGGCGCCAACTATGGATACGGCTTGCTCTGGGCCGTATGCCTGGCCAACCTGTGCAAATACCCGTTTTTCGAATTCGGATCACGCTATGCCAACGCCACCGGCAAGAGCCTGATCGATGGCTACAAGCGATTGCACACCGGCATGCTTTGGCTGTACTTCCTCATCACACTTGGTTCCATGTTCTTCGTGAGTGCCGCAGTGGGTGCTGTTACCGCCGGTTTTCTCGACAACCTGTTCGGGGTAAGCCAGATGATCAGCAACGGCACCATGATCACCACCATCGTGCTGTTCGCCAGCTGCATCGGCATCCTGCTGATCGGGAAGTTCAATGCGCTTGACGGACTCATGAAAGTCATCGGTGTGGTGATGCTGTTGTCTACCCTCGGCGCATTTTTCCTGTCGCTGCACAAAGGTCCGGCCGCAGAACTTTCCTGGTTTCTCCCCCCTTCCGAATGGCAGGGCACCGACATTGCATTCATCATTGCCCTGATGGGTTGGATGCCCACCGCCGTGGACATGTCTACCTGGAACAGCCTGTGGACCATCGAACGCATCCGCGAAACAGGGTACAAACCGAAATTGAAGGAAACCCTGCTCGACTTTAACCTGGGATACATCGTCACCTCCCTGCTGGCCATCTGCTTTGTAACACTCGGCGCCTACATGATCTTCGGCTCAGGCAAGGTGATGCCCGAAAGCAGCGGCGCATTCGCCAACGCCGTGGTAACCCTTTATACACAAACCATGGGCAACTGGACGTATGTCATCATTGCCGCATCTGCATTCTCAATTATGTTCGGAACTTCCATCGCCGTGTTCGACGGATATGCAAGGTCCATCGAACGTACCACCGAACTGCTGTTTCTGTCGGGCGACAAAGCCAACGACAGCAACCTGCACAAAAAGTTCTACAGCGGCAGCCTGCTGGTGGTGGGATTGGGATCGCTCCTCATCATCGTACTGTTCGGAAAATCCATGAAACAGTTGGTGGATTTCGCCACAACCATGTCGTTCCTGATCGCACCTGTGATCGCCATTGCCAACCACATCCTGGTAACCAAAAAGTACATTTCGGAAGAAGCGGTCCCACCCTTATGGTTGCGCACCCTCAGCTGGCTGGGGATTCTGTTCCTGCTGGCGTTCTCGGTGTATTTTTTGGTGAATAGAGGGGGATCGTGA
- a CDS encoding nitroreductase family protein, whose translation MEHPFITYTRDTYSPEEMIERSASFYEWMDTRRSVRHFSDREVPREVMENIIKTASTAPSGAHKQPWTFCLIGDPAIKKAIREAAEKEEYESYNGRMTEEWLQDLAPLQTDWHKEFLEVAPWIVVLFKRVYENVDGKKKNNYYVSESVGLAAGFFLAAVHNAGLVSLTHTPSPMNFLAKILNRPDNERPFLLLPVGYPADDVQVPDLVRKPLSEVMETYL comes from the coding sequence ATGGAACATCCCTTCATCACCTACACCCGCGACACGTATTCGCCGGAAGAAATGATCGAACGTTCGGCCTCCTTTTATGAATGGATGGATACCCGCAGATCGGTCCGCCATTTTTCTGATCGGGAAGTGCCGAGGGAGGTGATGGAAAACATCATCAAAACCGCATCCACTGCCCCATCCGGTGCACATAAACAACCCTGGACGTTCTGCCTGATCGGCGATCCCGCCATCAAGAAAGCCATTCGCGAAGCAGCCGAAAAGGAAGAATATGAAAGCTATAACGGCCGAATGACCGAAGAATGGCTGCAGGACCTGGCGCCCCTGCAAACCGACTGGCACAAGGAGTTCCTAGAGGTGGCCCCGTGGATCGTGGTGCTGTTCAAAAGGGTGTATGAAAATGTGGATGGCAAAAAGAAAAACAACTATTATGTGAGCGAGTCGGTCGGACTGGCAGCCGGATTTTTCCTGGCAGCCGTGCACAACGCTGGGCTGGTTTCCCTTACCCACACCCCCAGCCCGATGAACTTCCTCGCCAAAATCCTGAACCGCCCCGACAATGAACGCCCCTTCCTGTTGCTTCCCGTGGGTTACCCGGCCGACGATGTACAAGTACCCGACCTGGTGCGTAAGCCGCTGTCGGAAGTGATGGAAACATATTTATAG
- a CDS encoding RecQ family ATP-dependent DNA helicase: MNPKQILTQYWGYSSFRPLQEEIIQSVLDGKDTLALLPTGGGKSICYQVPALTLPGICIVISPLIALMKDQTEALVKKGISAKALVAGMGHREVDTILDNCIYGKIKLLYLSPERLLSPLVQARLAKMKVNLLAVDEAHCVSQWGHDFRPAYLQIASIRKFWPKTPLLALTATATEEVAADVTKQLLMHDTRVLRKSFARPNLSYQVKNTEDKEGYLLQWIRKNKGSGIVYVRTRKHTRDIASLLARAGIKASFYHAGLPGEERQMRQEQWMAGRIQVMVCTNAFGMGIDKPDVRFVVHMDMPDQVESYMQEAGRAGRDEKPAVAMLLHNRADHIELLERINASHPPFEDIRAVYQALGNFFQLPVGSGEDTSHDFDIGLFCERFQYKPAHVFHCLRVLERAGYVMLREDMFQPSRLQFLLSRQELYGYQVSHQSMDAFIKLVLRSYPGLFDDLVPVREEDLARRSHLAPQQVRDALTRMHKEEVVDYQPRKEIPQVYFPKERLHEKNLHIPPEFLKNRKELAMRRAESMIYYVTSVTRCRSIMLQAYFGEKDAKRCGVCDVCIDRNPLQLNDIEFEQVSGQLKTLLKEKNMSLSDVIQHIEGSNQDRVIKVIQWLMDHGKIKHTRENLLSWIS, from the coding sequence GTGAACCCGAAACAGATCCTTACACAGTATTGGGGTTATTCATCCTTCCGCCCCTTGCAGGAAGAGATCATTCAATCTGTTCTTGACGGAAAAGACACGCTGGCGTTGCTGCCTACAGGTGGCGGCAAATCGATCTGCTACCAGGTTCCCGCCCTCACCCTGCCGGGTATATGCATCGTAATCTCTCCACTGATCGCACTGATGAAAGACCAAACCGAAGCGCTGGTCAAAAAAGGCATTTCGGCCAAAGCATTGGTTGCTGGCATGGGACACCGGGAAGTGGATACGATTCTGGACAACTGTATATATGGTAAGATCAAACTGCTTTATCTGTCACCCGAACGATTGCTTTCACCCCTTGTTCAGGCACGGCTGGCAAAAATGAAGGTGAACCTGCTGGCGGTGGATGAAGCACATTGCGTTTCTCAATGGGGGCACGACTTCAGGCCGGCATACCTGCAGATTGCATCCATCCGGAAGTTCTGGCCGAAAACACCTTTGCTGGCATTAACCGCCACCGCTACCGAAGAGGTGGCTGCCGACGTTACGAAGCAATTACTCATGCATGATACCCGTGTATTGCGTAAAAGCTTCGCCCGTCCCAACCTTTCGTACCAGGTAAAAAACACGGAAGACAAAGAAGGTTACCTGTTGCAATGGATCCGGAAAAACAAAGGCAGCGGCATCGTGTATGTGCGCACACGCAAACACACGCGCGACATTGCATCGTTGCTGGCCAGGGCGGGCATCAAAGCTTCCTTTTACCATGCCGGTTTGCCTGGTGAAGAACGACAGATGAGACAGGAGCAATGGATGGCAGGTCGGATCCAGGTCATGGTGTGCACAAATGCATTCGGCATGGGTATCGACAAACCCGATGTGCGCTTTGTGGTTCATATGGATATGCCTGACCAGGTCGAGAGTTACATGCAGGAGGCAGGTCGCGCCGGCAGGGATGAAAAACCTGCGGTTGCGATGCTGCTGCATAACCGCGCCGACCACATTGAGCTGCTGGAACGCATCAATGCCAGTCACCCGCCTTTTGAAGACATCCGTGCGGTATACCAGGCACTCGGCAACTTTTTTCAATTACCCGTGGGAAGCGGTGAAGACACTTCGCATGATTTTGACATCGGTCTTTTCTGTGAACGCTTTCAATACAAACCGGCACATGTATTCCATTGCCTCCGTGTCCTTGAAAGAGCCGGCTATGTCATGTTGCGGGAAGACATGTTCCAACCGTCGCGTCTGCAGTTCCTGTTGAGCCGGCAAGAACTTTACGGTTACCAGGTATCCCATCAATCCATGGATGCTTTCATCAAATTGGTTTTGCGCTCGTACCCCGGCTTGTTCGATGACCTGGTGCCGGTACGGGAAGAAGACCTGGCCAGACGCTCACACCTCGCTCCACAGCAAGTGAGAGATGCACTGACCAGGATGCACAAGGAAGAGGTGGTAGACTATCAACCCCGGAAAGAAATACCGCAGGTATATTTTCCGAAAGAGAGGCTACACGAAAAAAACTTGCACATCCCCCCTGAATTTCTGAAAAACAGAAAAGAACTGGCCATGCGTCGGGCCGAGTCGATGATCTATTATGTGACCTCCGTCACCCGATGCCGCAGCATCATGCTTCAGGCATACTTCGGTGAAAAGGATGCAAAACGGTGCGGAGTTTGCGATGTTTGCATCGACCGGAATCCACTTCAACTAAACGACATTGAATTCGAACAGGTATCGGGTCAGCTTAAGACCTTATTAAAGGAAAAGAACATGTCACTGTCGGATGTGATCCAACACATCGAAGGCTCCAATCAAGACAGGGTCATCAAGGTGATCCAATGGTTGATGGACCATGGAAAGATCAAACACACACGTGAAAATCTGTTGTCGTGGATATCCTGA
- a CDS encoding DNA-3-methyladenine glycosylase, with translation MKLPPSYYRQTDVVALAEDLLGKFLVTNINGTRTSGIITETEAYAGVNDRASHAYGNRRTARTETMYQNGGLAYVYLCYGLHHLFNVVTNVKDVPHAILVRAVQPSEGIDLMLERRKLTTEGPRLSGGPATLSQALGITVKHNKTSLNGHVIWLEDRGIRPSKDQITVGPRVGVDYAGEDAKLPYRFRLSL, from the coding sequence CTGAAACTCCCCCCCTCCTATTATCGCCAGACCGATGTGGTGGCACTGGCGGAAGACCTGCTGGGAAAATTTCTGGTGACGAACATCAACGGTACGCGAACATCCGGCATCATCACCGAAACGGAAGCATACGCCGGCGTGAACGACAGGGCCAGTCATGCATACGGCAACAGGCGCACCGCGAGAACCGAAACGATGTACCAAAACGGCGGACTTGCATACGTTTACCTCTGCTACGGTTTGCATCACCTGTTCAATGTGGTTACCAATGTAAAGGATGTTCCGCATGCGATCCTGGTACGCGCCGTTCAACCTTCGGAAGGAATCGACCTCATGCTTGAACGAAGAAAACTCACAACGGAAGGACCCCGGTTATCCGGTGGACCCGCTACCCTTTCACAGGCATTGGGTATCACCGTGAAACACAACAAGACATCCCTGAACGGGCATGTGATATGGTTGGAAGACCGGGGCATCCGACCCTCAAAAGATCAGATCACTGTTGGCCCCAGGGTTGGGGTCGACTATGCCGGTGAAGACGCAAAATTGCCTTACCGTTTCCGCCTTTCATTATAA
- a CDS encoding DUF2461 domain-containing protein — MSAISTSTLRFLKDLKANNNKEWFLENKQRYEDARVEFTAFVDDLIRLIAKFDPAIAHHQAKDCVFRIYRDVRFSKDKSPYKAHLGAHITSAESRSEIHTRAGYYLHIEPGATILAGGAYLPEGPWLKAIRQEIDYNAAGFQKLIGSKSFREYFREVQGEKLKTTPKGYDAGHPQIEWLRHKSFLAVHDCADKQVTSADFLQHCGKVYKALKPFDDFLNEAKG; from the coding sequence ATGTCAGCTATTTCCACTTCCACCCTTCGCTTTCTGAAAGACCTCAAGGCAAACAACAACAAAGAATGGTTCCTGGAAAACAAGCAGCGCTATGAAGATGCCCGCGTGGAGTTCACCGCGTTTGTGGATGACCTGATCCGCTTGATCGCGAAATTCGATCCGGCGATTGCGCATCACCAAGCCAAAGATTGTGTGTTCAGGATTTACAGGGATGTGCGATTCTCAAAAGACAAATCCCCTTATAAAGCACACCTGGGAGCGCATATCACGTCGGCCGAAAGTCGTTCAGAAATTCATACCAGAGCCGGGTACTACCTTCATATCGAACCGGGCGCTACCATCCTGGCCGGAGGTGCATACCTTCCGGAGGGTCCATGGTTAAAGGCCATCCGCCAGGAGATCGACTACAACGCTGCCGGATTTCAGAAGCTGATCGGATCGAAGTCGTTCCGCGAATACTTCCGTGAGGTACAGGGCGAAAAACTGAAAACCACGCCGAAAGGGTATGACGCCGGCCACCCCCAGATCGAATGGCTCCGGCACAAGAGCTTTCTTGCTGTTCATGATTGCGCAGATAAGCAGGTGACGTCCGCTGATTTTTTACAGCATTGCGGAAAGGTGTACAAAGCGTTGAAGCCGTTCGATGATTTTTTGAATGAAGCGAAAGGTTGA
- a CDS encoding acyl-CoA desaturase, which translates to MNYISQKFSQTENVEFFRVLRTRVGSYFHTKNRSKYGNWSMRMKTVMMFTLYLTPYVFILSGNITQPVMFVALWVTMGLGKAGIGLSIMHDANHGAYSSRKRINKFLGYSMNLIGANAEIWKLQHNILHHTYTNIHGADDDIHTPKILRFSPYDKRYWIHRYQFLYVWFFYGISTLSWMTSKEFFQAFRYKKMGLVKGKHKFRNLLTQLALWKVFYFTYMLVLPIMFVPVPAWLILISFLAMHFTTGIILSLIFQTAHVMPECKFPTPNNKGIIENSWAIHEMMTTSNYAPSSRVFSWLIGGLNYQVEHHLFPTICHVHYRKISKIVSDTAKEFNVPYHSQKTFALAIWNHIQMLHKLGRWEPTVTQG; encoded by the coding sequence ATGAATTACATTTCGCAAAAGTTCTCCCAAACAGAAAATGTTGAATTTTTCCGTGTACTCCGAACACGGGTCGGCAGCTACTTCCACACAAAGAACCGGTCCAAATACGGCAACTGGAGTATGCGGATGAAAACGGTTATGATGTTTACGTTATACCTCACCCCGTATGTATTCATCCTGTCCGGAAACATCACGCAGCCGGTGATGTTTGTAGCCCTCTGGGTAACCATGGGATTGGGGAAGGCCGGAATCGGGCTAAGCATCATGCATGATGCCAATCACGGAGCATATTCTTCCAGAAAAAGAATCAACAAGTTTCTCGGGTATTCCATGAACCTGATTGGCGCCAACGCGGAGATATGGAAACTCCAGCACAACATACTGCATCATACCTATACCAATATACACGGCGCGGATGATGACATACACACCCCAAAAATACTGCGTTTCTCCCCTTACGACAAGCGGTATTGGATTCACAGGTACCAATTTCTCTATGTATGGTTTTTCTATGGTATCTCCACCTTGTCATGGATGACGTCGAAAGAATTCTTTCAGGCATTCAGGTATAAGAAAATGGGACTTGTCAAGGGGAAGCACAAGTTTCGAAACCTGCTGACCCAACTGGCACTTTGGAAAGTGTTTTACTTCACCTACATGCTGGTATTACCTATCATGTTTGTTCCGGTTCCTGCATGGTTGATTTTGATATCCTTCCTTGCCATGCATTTCACCACCGGCATCATCCTGAGCCTGATTTTTCAGACAGCCCATGTCATGCCCGAATGTAAATTCCCAACGCCCAACAACAAAGGAATCATTGAAAACAGCTGGGCCATACATGAAATGATGACAACCAGCAATTACGCTCCCTCAAGCAGGGTTTTCTCCTGGCTGATCGGTGGACTGAACTACCAGGTGGAACATCATCTGTTTCCGACGATCTGCCACGTGCATTACCGGAAAATATCCAAAATCGTGTCGGATACCGCCAAAGAGTTCAACGTGCCTTATCATAGCCAAAAAACTTTTGCATTGGCCATCTGGAACCATATCCAAATGCTGCACAAGCTGGGTAGATGGGAACCGACGGTCACTCAAGGTTGA
- a CDS encoding ATP-binding cassette domain-containing protein translates to MIQVDNVSLQYGKRVLFDEVNLKFTPGNCYGVIGANGAGKSTFLKILSGEIEPNSGHVHIEPGKRMAVLKQDHFAFDDNTVLDTVMMGHSVLWKIKEEKDAIYAKPDFSEEDGMRTSELEAQFAEMGGWNAEADAAELLSGLGIPESNHHLLMRDLPGSLKVRVLLAQALYGNPDILILDEPTNDLDVKTITWLEDFLMDFPNIVIVVSHDRHFLDTVCTHTADIDFGKITIYTGNYSFWYESSQLALRQRQAANKKAEDRKKELEEFVARFSANASKSRQATSRKKLLDKINLDEIKPSSRKYPGIIFQQEREAGNEILSVEGLGKSLEKNLLFSDIHFTVNKGDKIAVISQNGLAVSSFFRILAGELQADAGGFKFGQTITWAYLPNENDQYFKSNDNLIDWLREFAPGKDDVYLRGFLGKMLFSGEESLKKSNVLSGGEKVRCMIARMMQFQANLLILDEPTNHLDLESITAFNNALISFPGTVLFTSHDHTFTQTVANRIIELTPNGCIDKVMSYDEYLENERVTEQREKLVAG, encoded by the coding sequence ATGATCCAGGTCGACAACGTTTCCCTTCAATATGGTAAACGGGTACTCTTTGATGAAGTGAACCTCAAATTCACCCCCGGCAATTGCTACGGAGTCATCGGAGCCAACGGAGCAGGTAAATCCACATTCCTCAAAATACTCTCCGGTGAGATCGAACCCAATTCGGGCCACGTACACATCGAACCCGGAAAACGTATGGCCGTGCTGAAACAGGACCACTTCGCGTTTGATGACAACACCGTCCTGGATACCGTCATGATGGGCCACTCAGTGCTCTGGAAGATCAAGGAAGAAAAAGACGCCATCTACGCCAAACCGGATTTTTCCGAAGAAGACGGCATGCGTACCTCCGAGCTGGAAGCACAATTCGCTGAGATGGGCGGATGGAATGCCGAAGCCGACGCCGCAGAACTGTTGAGCGGACTGGGAATCCCCGAATCCAACCACCACCTGCTGATGCGCGACCTTCCGGGTAGCCTGAAAGTAAGGGTGCTGCTTGCACAGGCGCTGTACGGCAACCCCGACATCCTCATCCTCGATGAGCCCACCAACGACCTGGATGTGAAAACCATCACCTGGCTGGAAGACTTCCTCATGGATTTCCCCAACATCGTGATCGTGGTTTCGCACGACCGCCACTTCCTGGACACCGTTTGTACACATACCGCCGATATCGATTTCGGTAAAATCACCATCTATACAGGTAACTACTCGTTCTGGTACGAGTCCAGCCAACTCGCCCTGAGACAACGCCAGGCTGCCAATAAAAAAGCCGAAGACCGCAAAAAGGAACTGGAAGAATTTGTGGCCCGCTTCAGCGCCAATGCTTCCAAATCACGCCAGGCCACCAGCAGGAAGAAACTGCTCGACAAGATCAACCTCGACGAAATCAAACCTTCTTCCAGGAAATATCCCGGCATCATCTTCCAACAGGAACGCGAGGCCGGTAACGAGATCCTTTCCGTAGAAGGCCTGGGTAAATCCCTTGAAAAAAACCTGCTGTTCTCAGATATCCACTTCACCGTTAACAAGGGCGACAAGATCGCTGTGATCAGTCAGAACGGTCTTGCCGTCAGTTCCTTCTTTCGCATCCTGGCAGGTGAACTGCAAGCGGATGCCGGTGGCTTCAAGTTCGGACAAACCATCACCTGGGCTTACCTGCCGAATGAGAACGACCAGTATTTCAAGTCCAACGATAACCTGATCGACTGGCTTCGGGAATTCGCCCCCGGAAAAGACGATGTATACCTGCGTGGTTTCCTCGGCAAAATGCTGTTCAGCGGCGAAGAAAGCCTGAAGAAATCCAACGTGCTGTCGGGCGGCGAGAAAGTCCGCTGCATGATCGCCCGCATGATGCAGTTCCAGGCCAACCTGCTCATCCTCGACGAACCCACCAACCACCTCGACCTGGAATCGATCACCGCCTTCAACAACGCGTTGATCTCATTCCCGGGCACCGTCCTGTTCACTTCACATGACCATACCTTCACCCAAACCGTGGCCAACCGCATCATCGAACTTACCCCCAACGGTTGCATCGATAAAGTGATGAGCTACGATGAATACCTCGAAAACGAAAGGGTGACCGAACAGCGCGAGAAGCTGGTGGCGGGGTAG
- the typA gene encoding translational GTPase TypA, whose translation MQNIRNVAIIAHVDHGKTTLVDRIIEACQTLKDKRKDDGELILDNNDLERERGITILSKNVSVMYRDVKINLIDTPGHADFGGEVERVLKMADGVLLLVDAFEGPMPQTRFVLGKAIELKLKPIVVVNKVDKENCTPEETQEKVFDLMFSLGATEDQLNFKTIFGSSKFGWMSDDYKHKTENIFPLLDAILSEIPAPPVVEGAAQMQITSLDYSSFKGRIAIGRVYRGALEVRKDYMIIEKGDVKRKVRIKELELFDGLGRVPAEKVVCGDICAISGFDDFEIGDTIAAVELPEALPRIAVDEPTMSMLFTINTSPFFGKEGKFVTSRHLRERLMKETEKNLALKVQETDSEDKFMVFGRGILHLSILIETMRREGYELQVGKPKVILKEIEGKKCEPVETLVIDVPEDVAGKAIELVTQRKGEMKIMEPKGDLQHLEFEIPARGLIGLRNLMLTATGGEAVMTHRFKSYEPIKGDITVEAKGSLVSMETGQALAYAIDRLQDRGRFFIEPGDQVYKGQVIGEHTRNNDLDVNVIKGKKLTNMRASGSDEGVKIAPPIRFSLEEYMEYIKDDEYLEVTPQSMRMRKI comes from the coding sequence ATGCAAAACATACGCAACGTAGCGATCATCGCCCACGTCGACCACGGTAAAACCACCCTGGTAGATCGCATCATCGAGGCATGCCAGACGCTGAAGGACAAGCGCAAAGACGACGGAGAACTGATTCTTGATAACAACGACCTGGAACGGGAGCGAGGTATCACCATTCTTTCCAAAAACGTATCGGTCATGTACCGCGACGTGAAAATCAACCTTATCGACACCCCCGGTCACGCCGACTTCGGAGGAGAAGTGGAGCGTGTATTGAAAATGGCCGATGGCGTGCTGTTGCTGGTGGATGCATTCGAAGGCCCCATGCCGCAGACACGTTTTGTGTTGGGCAAGGCGATCGAGTTGAAGTTGAAACCCATCGTGGTGGTGAACAAGGTCGACAAGGAAAACTGTACCCCCGAAGAAACCCAGGAGAAAGTATTTGACCTGATGTTCTCACTGGGTGCCACAGAAGATCAGCTGAACTTCAAGACCATCTTCGGATCCTCCAAATTCGGATGGATGAGCGACGACTACAAGCACAAAACAGAGAATATTTTCCCACTGCTGGATGCCATCCTGAGCGAAATCCCGGCACCTCCGGTGGTGGAGGGAGCCGCACAGATGCAGATCACATCCCTGGACTACTCGTCATTCAAAGGCCGCATCGCCATCGGTCGCGTGTACCGCGGTGCCCTGGAGGTGCGGAAGGACTACATGATCATCGAAAAGGGAGATGTCAAGCGAAAGGTGCGGATCAAAGAGCTGGAACTGTTCGACGGTCTGGGAAGGGTGCCTGCGGAGAAAGTGGTATGCGGTGATATCTGTGCGATTTCCGGTTTTGATGATTTTGAAATAGGTGACACCATAGCGGCTGTTGAACTGCCGGAAGCACTTCCCCGCATTGCGGTGGATGAACCCACCATGAGCATGCTGTTCACCATCAATACATCCCCTTTCTTCGGTAAGGAAGGAAAATTCGTGACCTCACGTCACCTGCGTGAACGCCTGATGAAGGAAACGGAAAAGAACCTTGCCCTCAAGGTACAGGAGACCGACTCGGAAGATAAGTTCATGGTGTTCGGACGTGGTATCCTTCACCTCTCCATCCTCATTGAAACCATGCGCCGTGAAGGATATGAACTGCAGGTGGGCAAACCCAAAGTGATCCTGAAAGAGATCGAAGGCAAGAAATGTGAGCCCGTGGAAACACTGGTGATCGATGTGCCGGAAGATGTGGCAGGTAAAGCCATTGAACTGGTAACACAACGCAAGGGTGAAATGAAGATCATGGAACCCAAAGGCGATCTTCAGCACCTGGAGTTTGAAATTCCGGCACGTGGACTGATCGGACTTCGCAACCTGATGCTGACCGCCACCGGCGGTGAAGCCGTAATGACGCATCGCTTCAAATCATACGAGCCCATCAAGGGCGACATCACCGTGGAAGCCAAAGGATCGCTGGTGAGCATGGAAACCGGACAAGCCCTGGCGTATGCCATCGACCGTCTTCAGGATCGTGGCAGGTTTTTCATTGAACCCGGCGACCAGGTGTACAAAGGCCAGGTGATCGGCGAACACACCCGCAACAACGACCTCGACGTGAATGTGATCAAGGGTAAGAAACTCACCAACATGCGCGCATCCGGCTCGGATGAAGGTGTGAAGATCGCCCCGCCCATCCGCTTTTCACTGGAAGAGTACATGGAGTATATCAAAGACGACGAGTACCTGGAAGTGACACCGCAGAGCATGCGGATGAGGAAGATTTAA
- a CDS encoding nuclear transport factor 2 family protein yields MTTEQVAKRLVELCRQGQFESAIKELYSKDIISIEPEGAPVKESRGIEAIIAKNQQFAEMVQEIHGMEVSDPLVADDYFAVTMKLDVTYKGAPRSNMNEVCVYQVKDGKIAREQFFHTPMMAPAQA; encoded by the coding sequence ATGACAACAGAACAAGTAGCCAAAAGACTGGTGGAGCTTTGCCGCCAGGGTCAATTCGAATCAGCCATAAAAGAGCTGTACAGCAAAGACATTATCAGCATCGAACCCGAGGGTGCGCCTGTGAAGGAATCCCGTGGCATCGAGGCAATCATCGCCAAGAACCAGCAGTTTGCCGAAATGGTGCAAGAAATTCATGGCATGGAAGTGTCTGATCCGCTGGTGGCCGACGATTATTTTGCGGTGACCATGAAGCTGGATGTGACTTATAAAGGTGCACCCCGCAGCAACATGAATGAGGTTTGTGTTTACCAGGTGAAAGATGGCAAAATCGCCCGGGAGCAGTTCTTTCATACGCCCATGATGGCTCCGGCCCAGGCGTAA